One genomic segment of Natrialbaceae archaeon AArc-T1-2 includes these proteins:
- a CDS encoding carboxypeptidase M32, protein MATDQTSTTDPDVYAEFEQRVTRIRNVDNAAGVLKWDQEVVMPDEGTPARAQQLSTLSSLSHELLTDEETGDLLEELESADLADEQAAVVREIRREYDRQTSVPRELVERISETTTNAHPTWKEAKAEDDFETFAPVLEELVSLKREYAEHVDPDADPYAVLFAEFEPYVDLETAEHVLERLRDELVSLIDAIGDADADLATDAFDGEFDPDAQEALCRDVLDTLGYDWDRGRLDTAPHPFSSGTQFDARVTTRFDETDLLGSLTSTVHEFGHANYTLGLPDEGYATPLGEARDLSVHESQSRLWENHVGRSRPFWERFLPAVADRFPATDDVTPAEAYEAANQVYDDNLIRVEADELTYHLHIVIRFEIERELIRGELEVAEVPEVWNDKYEAYLGVRPETDAEGCLQDIHWSHGSFGYFPTYSLGSVLAAQLYAAAEDDLGDLDDRTREGAFDDLNGWLRENVHAHGKRYTTPELIERATGERLTADPFLEYAESKYGELYDLEGY, encoded by the coding sequence ATGGCGACAGACCAGACCTCGACGACGGACCCGGACGTCTACGCGGAGTTCGAGCAGCGAGTCACGCGAATCAGAAACGTCGACAACGCCGCCGGCGTGCTCAAGTGGGACCAGGAGGTCGTGATGCCCGACGAGGGGACGCCAGCCCGGGCACAGCAGCTCTCGACGCTGTCGTCGCTTTCTCACGAACTGCTGACCGACGAGGAGACCGGCGACCTCCTCGAGGAACTCGAGTCGGCCGACCTCGCCGACGAGCAAGCCGCAGTCGTTCGGGAGATTCGCCGGGAGTACGATCGCCAGACGAGCGTCCCCCGAGAGCTCGTCGAGCGGATTTCGGAGACGACGACGAACGCCCACCCCACGTGGAAGGAAGCGAAAGCCGAGGACGACTTCGAGACGTTCGCACCCGTCCTCGAGGAACTCGTCTCGCTCAAACGCGAGTACGCCGAGCACGTCGACCCCGACGCGGATCCCTACGCCGTGCTCTTCGCGGAGTTCGAACCCTACGTCGACCTCGAGACCGCCGAACACGTCCTCGAGCGGTTGCGCGACGAACTCGTCTCACTGATCGACGCGATCGGCGACGCTGACGCCGACCTCGCGACGGACGCGTTCGACGGCGAGTTCGATCCGGACGCCCAGGAAGCGTTGTGTCGCGACGTCCTCGACACGCTGGGCTATGACTGGGACCGGGGTCGACTCGACACCGCGCCACACCCCTTTTCCTCGGGAACTCAGTTCGACGCCCGCGTGACCACCCGGTTCGACGAGACGGATCTGCTCGGCTCGCTCACCTCGACGGTCCACGAGTTCGGCCACGCGAACTACACCCTCGGGCTGCCCGACGAGGGGTACGCCACCCCACTCGGCGAGGCCCGTGACCTCTCGGTCCACGAGTCCCAGTCCCGGCTCTGGGAGAACCACGTCGGCCGCTCGCGGCCGTTCTGGGAGCGGTTTCTCCCTGCCGTCGCCGACAGGTTCCCCGCGACCGACGACGTCACGCCAGCCGAGGCCTACGAGGCCGCAAACCAGGTCTACGACGACAACCTCATCCGGGTCGAGGCGGACGAGCTCACCTACCACCTCCACATCGTGATCCGGTTCGAGATCGAACGCGAGCTCATCAGGGGCGAGCTCGAGGTCGCCGAGGTCCCCGAGGTCTGGAACGACAAGTACGAGGCGTATCTGGGCGTCCGCCCCGAGACCGACGCGGAGGGCTGTCTGCAGGATATCCACTGGTCGCACGGCTCCTTTGGCTACTTCCCGACGTACTCGCTTGGCTCCGTGCTCGCCGCACAGCTGTACGCGGCTGCCGAGGACGACCTCGGCGACCTCGACGACCGGACCCGCGAGGGCGCGTTCGACGACCTCAACGGCTGGCTCCGCGAGAACGTCCACGCCCACGGCAAACGCTACACCACTCCCGAGCTGATCGAACGGGCGACCGGCGAGCGGCTGACGGCCGACCCCTTCCTCGAGTACGCCGAATCGAAGTACGGCGAGCTGTACGACCTCGAGGGGTACTGA
- a CDS encoding SDR family oxidoreductase — MTNDRRLEGQAAIVTGASAGIGTATAHELAAEGANVTIAARREARLEEIAADLEAEYDVEVLVAPTNVRVEAEVEALVEATVDRFGGLDVLVNNAGLGRGSDVETMATEDYRTMQETNVDGVFFATREAIPHVREREGHLIFVGSFAGQYPRPFNPAYAATKWWVRGFAKSVAAQVGDDGIGVTIVNPSEVRSEFETTDGDTFAERFEEGEVTEPEEIAEAIAFAATREHSSVSELDLYRRDKFTGF; from the coding sequence ATGACGAACGACCGACGACTCGAGGGACAGGCGGCGATCGTCACCGGGGCGAGCGCCGGCATCGGCACGGCAACGGCCCACGAACTCGCAGCCGAGGGCGCGAACGTGACGATTGCAGCCCGCAGGGAGGCGAGACTCGAGGAGATCGCGGCCGACCTCGAGGCCGAGTACGACGTCGAGGTGCTGGTCGCGCCGACGAACGTTCGCGTCGAAGCGGAGGTCGAGGCGCTCGTCGAGGCGACCGTCGATCGGTTCGGCGGACTCGACGTCCTGGTGAACAACGCGGGGCTGGGCCGTGGCAGCGACGTCGAGACGATGGCCACCGAGGACTACCGGACGATGCAGGAGACGAACGTCGACGGTGTCTTCTTCGCGACGCGGGAAGCGATCCCTCACGTTCGCGAGCGCGAGGGACACCTGATCTTCGTGGGGAGTTTCGCGGGACAGTACCCGCGGCCGTTCAACCCCGCCTACGCGGCGACGAAGTGGTGGGTCCGTGGCTTCGCCAAGAGCGTCGCCGCACAGGTCGGCGACGACGGCATCGGAGTGACGATCGTCAACCCCTCGGAGGTCCGCTCGGAGTTCGAGACGACCGACGGCGATACGTTCGCCGAGCGGTTCGAGGAGGGCGAGGTCACCGAACCCGAAGAGATCGCCGAGGCGATCGCGTTCGCCGCGACGCGAGAGCACTCCTCGGTGTCCGAACTCGATCTCTACCGGCGGGACAAGTTCACGGGATTCTGA
- a CDS encoding ABC transporter substrate-binding protein, with protein MRIVTTLPSATEIVAELGFEPVGVSHECDYPPWVGEIPSVTTSRIDADASSTEIDRQVRETGDEGVYEVDVGLLDDLEPDVIVTQGMCDVCAVDEAVIERAVEAITADPEIVTTDPHTVADVLGDIERIGRVTNRERRATEIVRRRRERIDDVRETASDALERPRVAVLDWTDPVMVAGHWTPELVTAAGGEYGMADPADRSTPREWDDVLAYDPEVLVVAPCGFDLEQITENIGDLTEREGWSDLTAVREDRVWAMDGHHYVNRPGPRLVDTLEYLAAIVQPDHFVGPPTDVAVSVADLEREATEP; from the coding sequence ATGCGAATCGTCACGACGTTACCCTCCGCGACGGAGATCGTCGCCGAACTCGGATTCGAGCCGGTCGGCGTCTCCCACGAGTGTGACTACCCACCCTGGGTCGGGGAGATTCCCTCGGTCACGACCTCGCGAATCGACGCCGACGCGTCGAGCACCGAGATCGATCGGCAGGTCCGTGAGACGGGTGACGAGGGTGTCTACGAGGTCGACGTCGGGTTACTGGATGACCTCGAGCCGGACGTGATCGTCACCCAGGGAATGTGTGACGTCTGTGCGGTCGACGAGGCGGTAATCGAACGCGCCGTCGAAGCGATTACGGCAGATCCCGAAATCGTGACGACCGATCCGCACACGGTCGCGGACGTTCTCGGCGACATCGAACGGATCGGTCGGGTGACCAACCGCGAACGCCGGGCGACCGAGATCGTTCGGCGACGTCGCGAGCGGATCGACGACGTGCGCGAGACAGCTTCGGACGCCCTCGAGCGGCCACGCGTCGCCGTCCTCGACTGGACCGACCCCGTGATGGTGGCCGGTCACTGGACCCCCGAACTCGTCACAGCCGCCGGCGGGGAGTACGGCATGGCCGATCCGGCCGATCGATCGACGCCACGGGAGTGGGACGACGTGCTCGCGTACGATCCCGAGGTACTCGTCGTCGCCCCCTGCGGGTTCGACCTCGAGCAGATCACCGAAAATATCGGTGATCTCACCGAGCGTGAGGGCTGGAGCGACCTCACCGCCGTCCGCGAGGATCGGGTGTGGGCGATGGACGGCCACCACTACGTCAACCGGCCCGGCCCGCGACTCGTCGACACCCTCGAGTACCTCGCGGCGATCGTCCAGCCCGACCACTTTGTGGGGCCGCCCACGGACGTCGCCGTTTCGGTCGCCGACCTCGAACGCGAGGCGACGGAGCCGTGA
- a CDS encoding helix-turn-helix domain-containing protein, which yields MADPMAEQLQRDMQCEGLLECIHGLKRLDTECFQAMVEHDEPMTIDEVAERVDRERSTAYRSIQRLLQSGFIQKDQINYDQGGYYHVYYPTDPSQIAGDMRRMLNDWYAKMGLLIQEFEDKYEHVDDGAAVVDS from the coding sequence ATGGCCGATCCAATGGCAGAACAGCTACAACGAGATATGCAGTGTGAAGGACTGCTCGAGTGTATCCACGGGCTCAAGCGACTCGACACGGAGTGTTTTCAGGCGATGGTCGAGCACGACGAGCCAATGACGATCGACGAGGTCGCAGAGCGGGTCGATCGCGAACGCTCGACCGCTTACCGGTCGATCCAGCGACTGCTCCAGAGCGGGTTCATCCAGAAAGACCAGATCAACTACGACCAGGGCGGGTACTACCACGTCTACTACCCGACCGACCCGTCTCAGATCGCGGGCGATATGCGGCGTATGTTGAACGACTGGTACGCGAAGATGGGGCTGCTGATCCAAGAGTTCGAAGACAAGTACGAGCACGTCGACGATGGTGCTGCCGTCGTCGACAGCTAG
- a CDS encoding DUF2797 domain-containing protein, which translates to MQIVGYERSGVGSAVLVSDDGDVRRRSLESGTELDGTLGRRVCAGTIDGDVHQPCDRPTAPFCAYHTSTWVCATCTGTCLKDEMDCHETHAVYLAAFAPDTFKVGVTKRRRLETRLREQGADRAAHIRTVENGRIAREIEAEIARRLPDRVRTAAKIEGLTAAVDEDAWETLLAEYDVAERFDLEYGLDLETRPIRETIAAGTVVGLKGRLLVLEQGGTNYVVDLRDLVGYDLETGESDRSRQSSLDSFG; encoded by the coding sequence GTGCAGATCGTCGGCTACGAGCGAAGCGGGGTCGGATCGGCGGTGCTCGTCAGCGACGACGGCGACGTTCGACGCCGCTCGCTCGAGTCCGGCACCGAACTCGACGGCACGCTGGGACGTCGCGTCTGTGCCGGCACGATCGACGGCGACGTCCATCAGCCGTGTGATCGACCGACCGCACCGTTTTGTGCATATCATACGAGCACGTGGGTGTGTGCGACGTGTACCGGCACGTGTCTGAAAGACGAGATGGACTGTCACGAGACTCACGCGGTCTATCTCGCAGCCTTCGCTCCTGACACGTTCAAAGTCGGCGTCACGAAACGCCGTCGCCTCGAGACCCGACTTCGCGAGCAGGGTGCGGATCGTGCCGCACACATCCGGACCGTCGAGAACGGCCGGATCGCCCGCGAGATCGAAGCCGAGATCGCCCGCCGGCTACCGGACCGCGTTCGGACGGCCGCCAAAATCGAGGGTCTCACAGCAGCCGTCGACGAGGACGCCTGGGAGACGCTGCTCGCCGAGTACGACGTCGCCGAGCGGTTCGATCTCGAGTACGGCCTCGACCTCGAGACCAGGCCGATCCGCGAGACGATCGCCGCGGGGACCGTCGTCGGTCTCAAAGGCCGACTGCTCGTGCTCGAGCAGGGTGGAACGAACTACGTCGTCGACCTGCGTGACCTCGTCGGGTACGACCTCGAGACGGGCGAGAGCGATCGGAGCCGTCAGTCCTCGCTCGACTCGTTCGGGTAG
- a CDS encoding DsrE/DsrF/DrsH-like family protein, with protein sequence MSTDNPTPADDADPAVDAADFQALRERVDDLESSLADADSDDDGKKMTIIATQGTLDMAYPPLILGSTAAAFGWDVVVFHTFWGLDILHEEKARELKLSAVGNPNMPVPNAVAALPGMDAMATKMMRKKIADNETATIEELIELSLDQGVDLQACQMTIELMDYDEDDFYDGVTTGVGAATAIQHMAESDIQLLV encoded by the coding sequence ATGAGTACGGACAACCCCACACCGGCCGACGACGCCGATCCCGCGGTCGACGCCGCCGACTTCCAGGCGCTTCGTGAACGCGTCGACGACCTCGAGTCGTCGCTGGCCGACGCCGATAGCGACGACGACGGCAAGAAGATGACGATCATCGCCACGCAGGGGACACTCGACATGGCGTACCCGCCGCTTATCCTCGGGAGTACGGCCGCCGCCTTCGGCTGGGACGTCGTCGTCTTCCACACGTTCTGGGGACTCGACATCCTCCACGAGGAAAAGGCCAGAGAGCTCAAACTCAGCGCCGTCGGCAACCCGAACATGCCGGTGCCAAACGCCGTGGCGGCCCTGCCCGGCATGGACGCGATGGCCACCAAGATGATGCGAAAGAAGATCGCCGACAACGAGACCGCCACTATCGAGGAGCTGATCGAGCTCTCGCTGGATCAGGGCGTCGATCTGCAGGCCTGTCAGATGACGATCGAGCTGATGGACTACGACGAAGACGACTTCTACGACGGCGTCACCACCGGTGTCGGCGCGGCCACCGCGATCCAGCACATGGCCGAGTCGGACATCCAGCTGCTCGTCTAA
- a CDS encoding four-helix bundle copper-binding protein encodes MSLQDLSHADEVMQECIDNCLEAAQACEWCADACADEGEAMAECVRLCRDVADLTTLHARLMARDSDYHGDLAAVCADVCEACAEECEQFDHEHCRVCAEVLPTCAESCREMAS; translated from the coding sequence ATGTCGTTACAAGACCTTTCACACGCGGACGAGGTTATGCAGGAGTGTATCGACAACTGCCTCGAGGCTGCACAGGCCTGTGAGTGGTGTGCGGACGCCTGTGCCGACGAGGGCGAAGCGATGGCCGAGTGTGTCCGGCTCTGTCGCGACGTCGCGGATCTGACGACGCTACACGCGAGGCTTATGGCTCGCGACTCGGACTATCACGGTGATCTGGCTGCCGTCTGTGCCGATGTGTGCGAAGCGTGTGCCGAGGAGTGCGAGCAGTTCGATCACGAACACTGTCGAGTGTGTGCCGAGGTTCTGCCGACGTGTGCGGAGTCGTGTCGAGAGATGGCGAGCTAA
- a CDS encoding riboflavin synthase, with amino-acid sequence MFTGIVEETGEILARTATDDGLRLQIGADEVATDLEHGQSISVSGVCLTVETFEEGESFEVFLAEETISRTYLGDLEDGDVVNVERAMPADGRFDGHVVQGHVDAVATVEAVESAGEDWFFEFRLPEGYDRYVVEKGSITLDGISLTVADLAEDRVTVAIVPTTYEVTTLSAKEPGDPVHLEVDVIAKYVEGLLEGYVE; translated from the coding sequence ATGTTCACGGGAATCGTCGAGGAGACGGGTGAGATCCTCGCCCGGACGGCAACGGACGACGGGCTGCGACTGCAGATCGGGGCCGACGAGGTCGCGACGGACCTCGAGCACGGCCAGAGCATAAGCGTCAGCGGGGTCTGTCTCACGGTCGAGACGTTCGAGGAGGGCGAGTCCTTCGAGGTCTTCCTGGCCGAGGAGACGATTTCCCGGACGTACCTCGGTGATCTCGAGGACGGCGACGTGGTCAACGTAGAACGGGCGATGCCCGCGGACGGCCGGTTCGACGGTCACGTCGTCCAGGGTCACGTCGACGCGGTGGCGACGGTCGAAGCCGTCGAGTCAGCGGGCGAGGACTGGTTCTTCGAGTTCCGGCTGCCGGAGGGGTACGACCGCTACGTCGTCGAGAAGGGCTCGATCACGCTCGATGGCATCTCGCTGACCGTCGCCGACCTCGCCGAGGACCGCGTGACCGTCGCGATCGTGCCGACGACCTACGAGGTGACGACGCTCTCTGCGAAGGAGCCCGGCGATCCGGTCCACCTCGAGGTCGACGTGATCGCGAAGTACGTCGAGGGGCTGCTCGAGGGATACGTCGAATAG
- a CDS encoding sulfurtransferase TusA family protein, which translates to MSTEYDVTETLDVKGQSCPMPVVKTKQAIDDLAEGDVLEVVATDSGSMSDIDGWAAGTDGVDLLEQVEGDGVYKHYVQKTD; encoded by the coding sequence ATGAGCACGGAATACGACGTTACGGAGACGCTCGACGTGAAAGGACAGTCCTGCCCAATGCCGGTCGTCAAGACGAAACAGGCGATCGACGACCTAGCAGAGGGTGACGTCCTCGAGGTGGTGGCGACGGATTCGGGGAGCATGAGCGACATCGACGGCTGGGCAGCGGGCACCGACGGCGTCGATCTCCTCGAGCAGGTCGAGGGCGACGGCGTCTACAAACACTACGTACAGAAGACTGACTGA
- the cofC gene encoding 2-phospho-L-lactate guanylyltransferase, which translates to MHVVVPFAAGSPKTRLAPVLDPDERLGFARAMLEDVVHAVTETGREPTVLATESVDADVPVRVDDRPLTDTVNDVLSSADGPVAIVMADLALATADALETLFSADGDVVLAPGRGGGTNAVVSHHPGFRVDYHGVSILDHRRAAREVDADLETVDSFRLAVDVDEPTDLVEVLVHGDGRSRSFLEDAGFTLETSDGRVSVDRDSGSE; encoded by the coding sequence ATGCACGTCGTCGTCCCGTTTGCTGCTGGCTCGCCAAAAACCCGTCTGGCCCCGGTACTCGACCCCGACGAACGGCTGGGGTTCGCCCGGGCGATGCTCGAAGACGTCGTCCACGCCGTCACCGAGACGGGCAGAGAGCCGACGGTGCTCGCGACCGAGTCGGTCGACGCCGACGTTCCGGTTCGGGTCGACGATCGGCCGCTGACCGACACAGTTAACGACGTCCTCTCGTCGGCGGACGGGCCGGTCGCGATCGTGATGGCTGATCTCGCACTCGCGACGGCCGACGCACTCGAGACGCTGTTTTCGGCCGACGGCGACGTCGTCCTCGCTCCAGGTCGCGGCGGAGGGACGAACGCCGTCGTTAGCCACCATCCCGGCTTCCGTGTCGACTACCACGGGGTCTCCATCCTCGACCACCGACGGGCCGCACGCGAGGTCGACGCCGACCTCGAGACGGTCGACTCGTTTCGACTGGCGGTCGACGTCGACGAACCCACTGATCTGGTGGAAGTGCTCGTCCACGGCGACGGCCGCTCGCGATCGTTCCTCGAGGACGCGGGATTCACACTCGAGACGAGCGACGGCCGGGTAAGCGTCGACCGCGATTCCGGTAGCGAGTGA
- a CDS encoding DUF7533 family protein, translated as MAGILDTITLAGTLILAIPAALAGLEFVLVRGEPVVGTALLVLAGGLVAGKQYLTLPTDVPALLAKRVVGAVVGDQNAGEPDSDSSESKRDAE; from the coding sequence ATGGCAGGGATCCTCGATACGATCACGCTCGCCGGCACGCTGATTCTCGCGATTCCGGCCGCGCTGGCCGGCCTCGAGTTCGTACTCGTCCGTGGCGAGCCGGTCGTCGGGACGGCCCTGCTGGTGCTCGCCGGTGGGCTCGTAGCCGGCAAACAGTATCTCACGCTGCCGACGGACGTGCCCGCGCTGCTCGCAAAACGAGTCGTGGGCGCGGTCGTCGGCGACCAGAACGCGGGCGAGCCAGACTCGGACTCGAGCGAGTCGAAACGGGACGCGGAGTGA
- a CDS encoding universal stress protein gives MKAVLATDLSAASEATIENEVCLECLGRIGIDEIHLVTVVPSNVHAGMPGIDFEKRRRKALERYRRAIESAGFDIETHVVRGTPHRRITGIAETIGASLTVAGSRGQSPLENRVIGSTARNLARTTETPLLINRIEREVDEPTMVRTHLFQRMLYATDFSDNAERAFEAFSYLRHATQEATLVHVQTPKDPGLSEGDDPGEQLAELASQLNAWGIETQTDVRQGDPAEEILAAEETHDPTTILVGSRGQSRLRRLLLGSVSEDVVARATGNVLLVPPARVT, from the coding sequence ATGAAAGCAGTACTGGCGACCGATCTGTCGGCAGCGAGCGAAGCGACGATCGAGAACGAGGTCTGTCTCGAGTGTCTCGGACGGATCGGCATCGATGAGATCCACCTGGTGACGGTCGTTCCGTCGAACGTACACGCCGGAATGCCGGGCATCGACTTCGAAAAGCGACGACGGAAGGCTCTCGAGCGCTACCGTCGCGCCATCGAGAGCGCCGGGTTCGACATCGAGACACACGTCGTCCGCGGGACGCCACACCGACGTATCACCGGCATCGCGGAGACGATCGGCGCCAGCCTGACGGTCGCTGGCTCGCGCGGACAGAGCCCACTCGAGAACCGCGTCATCGGATCGACCGCCAGAAACCTCGCTCGAACGACGGAGACGCCGCTTTTGATAAACCGGATCGAGCGCGAAGTCGACGAGCCCACCATGGTCCGAACACACCTCTTCCAGCGGATGCTGTATGCGACCGACTTCTCCGACAACGCCGAGCGGGCATTCGAGGCGTTCTCGTATCTCCGCCACGCCACCCAGGAGGCGACGCTCGTCCACGTACAGACGCCGAAAGATCCGGGACTGTCCGAAGGGGACGATCCCGGCGAGCAACTCGCGGAGTTGGCGAGCCAGCTCAACGCGTGGGGGATCGAGACGCAGACGGACGTCCGTCAGGGCGATCCAGCCGAGGAGATTCTCGCCGCCGAGGAGACGCACGATCCGACGACGATCCTCGTCGGTTCGCGCGGGCAAAGTCGACTCCGTCGACTGTTGCTCGGTAGCGTCTCCGAAGACGTCGTCGCTCGAGCGACCGGCAACGTACTACTCGTGCCGCCGGCTCGCGTGACCTGA
- a CDS encoding desampylase, which yields MISIPADVREAILEHARAGSPREICGVFGGEFDEKCSRVRSHYPAENAADTPLNRYRIDPEEQLAIFERLEDRGEEIVGFYHSHPRGPLSPSETDVEAAAWPDRSYVIVSLADDPEIGSWRWREESERFEREAVEFA from the coding sequence GTGATCTCCATCCCGGCCGACGTTCGCGAGGCGATCCTGGAACACGCTCGAGCGGGCAGCCCACGGGAGATCTGTGGCGTCTTCGGTGGCGAGTTCGACGAGAAATGCAGTCGCGTTCGCTCGCACTACCCCGCCGAAAACGCGGCCGACACCCCTCTGAATCGGTACCGGATCGATCCCGAAGAGCAACTGGCGATCTTCGAGCGACTCGAGGACCGCGGCGAAGAGATCGTCGGCTTCTATCACTCACATCCACGTGGCCCACTCTCGCCGAGCGAGACGGACGTCGAGGCGGCGGCCTGGCCCGATCGATCGTACGTCATCGTCTCGCTCGCCGACGACCCCGAGATCGGATCCTGGCGATGGCGCGAGGAGTCAGAACGGTTCGAACGCGAGGCAGTCGAGTTCGCGTAG
- a CDS encoding HalOD1 output domain-containing protein, with amino-acid sequence MHGSETEHTLAKPSLRVVEAIADAEDVHPADLEPPLNDVVDPTALDLLFESTAADDDTTRRGHVSFQYRDYDVTVDSSGTVELA; translated from the coding sequence ATGCATGGATCCGAAACCGAACACACCTTGGCGAAACCGAGTCTCCGCGTCGTCGAAGCGATCGCCGATGCGGAAGACGTCCACCCCGCAGATCTCGAACCACCGCTCAACGACGTCGTCGATCCGACCGCGCTCGACCTGTTGTTCGAATCGACCGCCGCAGACGACGACACCACTCGTCGTGGCCACGTCTCGTTCCAGTACCGGGACTACGACGTAACCGTCGACTCGAGTGGGACCGTCGAGCTGGCGTAA
- a CDS encoding PrsW family intramembrane metalloprotease has translation MTRRRDPVERAADDSVDLYDVSTWEPRSTLDHLAYSVYAALNYGLRGVVLAAAFMFTLALLASPAVLVADEPAISVFFLLSIVPALLLAAYIWRADITTREPLGLLVATFALAVLFATFAAVINTIGAGVFYPIPVVGAALFFYLIVGPVEEIVKLLAVRVFAYRSESFDAVIVGTVYGAVAGLGFAAIENVIYITQVVAEVGPEAGLYTAATEIATVRALVGPGHVIYSAIAGYYLGLAKFNRQYAGPLIAKGLLVAAFVHATYNITVGFIPGFVAGLYPVTADAVFVTYVVGYNVAIGYYLYRKIAHYRRTYRDVSAGDTGEPRSELTEFDPSRR, from the coding sequence ATGACACGCAGGCGCGATCCGGTCGAGCGAGCCGCAGACGACTCCGTCGACCTCTACGACGTCTCGACGTGGGAGCCCCGATCGACGCTCGATCACCTCGCGTACAGCGTTTACGCGGCACTGAACTACGGTCTCCGAGGGGTCGTTCTTGCGGCCGCGTTCATGTTCACGCTCGCGTTGCTCGCCTCGCCGGCCGTGCTCGTCGCCGACGAGCCCGCGATCAGCGTCTTCTTCCTGCTGTCGATCGTGCCCGCCCTCTTGCTCGCGGCGTACATCTGGCGGGCGGACATCACGACGCGGGAGCCACTCGGGTTGCTCGTGGCCACGTTCGCACTCGCGGTCCTGTTTGCGACGTTCGCCGCCGTCATCAACACGATCGGTGCCGGCGTCTTCTACCCGATCCCGGTCGTCGGTGCCGCCCTCTTTTTCTACCTGATCGTCGGCCCTGTCGAGGAGATCGTCAAGCTGCTCGCCGTCCGGGTCTTCGCCTACCGAAGCGAGAGCTTCGACGCCGTCATCGTCGGCACGGTGTACGGCGCCGTCGCCGGCCTCGGCTTCGCGGCGATCGAGAACGTCATCTACATTACGCAAGTTGTCGCCGAGGTCGGTCCCGAGGCGGGGCTGTACACGGCTGCGACCGAGATCGCGACCGTCCGCGCGCTCGTCGGTCCCGGCCACGTCATCTACTCCGCCATCGCGGGCTACTACCTCGGACTCGCGAAGTTCAACCGCCAGTACGCAGGGCCGCTCATCGCCAAGGGACTGCTCGTCGCCGCATTCGTCCACGCGACGTACAACATCACCGTCGGCTTCATTCCCGGCTTCGTCGCGGGTCTCTACCCCGTCACCGCCGACGCCGTCTTCGTCACCTACGTCGTCGGATACAACGTCGCGATCGGCTACTACCTCTATCGCAAGATCGCCCACTACCGCCGTACCTACCGCGACGTAAGCGCCGGCGACACCGGCGAGCCCCGATCGGAGCTGACCGAGTTCGATCCCTCGCGACGCTAG